Below is a genomic region from Cottoperca gobio chromosome 24, fCotGob3.1, whole genome shotgun sequence.
aagtcagGAATGTTTATCACAATTGACTATGTTTCAAATCTATGTTAAAAATGGTTATAAGAAAGTATATGGTGTCTCAGTAGATTATCTTTACAATCCTGGTCTTATTGTCTTAGATTAAGTCAATTTGTTCCAAGAAGGAACCTCCAGCCTTAAAGCAGTTCTTTCATAAACACAAGCTGTTTAAATAACTACATTTCCAGGTCACCTGTCACCTGAACAGATCAGCAGGTCAGCTGCTATCTGCGGTTTACATTTGCTTATATTTCTGCAATAACTGGAGTGAGCACACATGAGTCTCACTTATAGGTATACTTACCCACACTAAGGCCATAAGGCCAAGATTTACAGACGAGTTCTCGTGAAAATGTAAGTATGTACGCATAAATACATTcctatgtgtgtctctgcatgTTGTCTGTTCAGGTGAGGTTTTCAGCGTTCAAAGTTGTGAATGTCCTGGCAGTGTGCTCCATGCCGTTTGCGATCCACCTTATAGACTTCACGAAGAAAAACCGGCCCATTGCCAGGTAATACAGTCACAACCACCATCATCACAATGATTTAAAACGATCACTATGATCCACTATTAGTCTCCACATCTGTCTCAGCGGTATTTAGAAATGATTCATTGTACAGATGTTTTCTCCTCTAACAGACCTGACCCCTCAGATGCCAGTTCAAAATCTCTTTAAGTTTTATTATGCTCAATTTGGTTTGTTAGTTTTGAGTTCTAAATGATGATCTCGTAAGTAAAACACACTCTGTCTTAATGACCTATTATtgtcatattatttatttttgattcagtGTTGCCTGAGACATCTTAATACATGTATTATGAAGTAAATGGCCCtgcttaaaaatgtgtttacttttaGTGATTCAATATTTGGAAGGGCAGGATGACCTCTAGTGGTGAGATCTCCGGTCAGCGCTTCAGTATACATTTGGCACCACAAGCAGACATAAGATGTTGGTGTTGACGGCCTCTGATGCACTTGTGCATATGACAACATATGAAGCATATGGCATCTTTTAAAACAGTCTCAAAGCTGTACATGTAGAAAATTGTATACAAAATATTCGTTACATTTTACTGTCGTaaactgttttcatttttgatttgttttccagtccagAAAAGCGTTAGTGACCCGAGCTCATCTAAATATTTTGGAAAGCTTGTTTTTCAACACTTaaccatgtgtttgtttgtgtttgtcagttATGAACCAGAGCTCCATCCTGCTGCCACTTACAGGATCAAACATATTAAAGCTACTATACAGGTGTTCTCTACTGGCAGCATCACAGTTACAGGTACCTCTCGcacctacatgcacacacacagacactaggGTTGTAACAGTATAGTAAAGTTTTACACTTCATCAAACAGTGAACATTTGCTTATCTACGGTATtgaaaagaaataacacaaGTAGTTAATTTTACATGCTATAGTGCTGCGTTATCGTACTATAACTTCTCTCACCCTCATTATAATACAGCTAGAGGGCGCAGCAGCTTAAGGGATTGAGGTCACATTGTGTTAATGCACTTTTATAGTCTCACAACCAGAAAAGAGGTTTTGTATAACCCAATTCCTTAAGGAATTTCCCTCTGAGTGAAATATGCCGTTTGTATGTCACGCATTAGGCTGCGTTGACCCAAACAATTGTTGTGAcggtatttaaatgtgttgtttgttgctttttctgttattgttattgtaattgtacttaatcTTATGCTCtcacaacaccccccccccccccttcctcccaatacccccccccccccgttcaGGACCAAATGTGCAGAATGTGGCCACAGCCGTTGAGGAGGTCTACCCACTACTGTTCGAGTGTAGCAAACCCCTCtgcaaataaaagaagaaagtcAAAGGCGGAGGGACACAAGAGAAGACGCGTCTGATTTGTTACAAGTGAAGAAGCACCTTGTCCTTGGGATTTATTCGCTTGATTTTATCGCTACGCAGCAACAGCCACAAACTTCTAACACAAGCAACAGACTGGATGTCACCAGGATTTAAACAAATTCTCAACAATCCCTTCCCTCTCACAAAATGTCTCCGTTGTTGTGAATTGTTCGGCTCTTGTGACTTTTAACAGCCTAAACTTACGAGTTCGTCTTTCAAACATCATATTCTTCAACCTGCCAGGCACTGAAGGGGGAGAACGTTGTTTCCTCTCGCTCTTAATTTGCCCTGGGTGTTTTTGCATGGACACAGAAAGACCCGTTTTTAACAGTCTAACCATTTTAATGCTTAACAGTTGTGACCATTGCGAAGAGTCCTTATGATAACACTGAGAAGCCTCACCTTTAACCCTGTGTACAAGAAGTCGTCCCATTTGCCACTTTCTCTAGAAGAATCTCCGTCCATGCCTCGATTGTAGACGTGTTGATGCAAATACAAGCCATTGACTGTATTACCCAGATTTTTGCCCGATTAGAAAAATAGGTGTCAAGTCTGGACACAAAGTAAGAGCAGGTCCTTCTGCAGATGCACATATCTGCTCACAATAAGCATTAATCTCTGATTTTAATTATTGGTTTGTCAGTTTCCTATAAATCTGTACTTCGTTCTTAACTGTGGCATTAGATCAGAATGCACACGCATTGTGATGTCATTTCCTAATAATGGTTTTAAACACAAGGCAAATATTAAATTTGTTTATTCTAGTCTGGATTGATGTCCTAAATGTTTTCGGAATGTAATGAAAACTTTTAAAGGGTTCaggtatattttatttttcaggtgGTGCGTTGTTGAGCCAATGACCCCCTCACCTCACTCGTTTTCACTTGACACAGCTGCTGGTTAGtcccaggctgctgctgctgccgctgccgctgctgctgctgagacgAGCCAAGGCagtcaaaattacatttttagtgaACGctagaaaaaaatgtttatcacCAGAATGGGTCTTGGAAACTGCTGTAAAGATGCAGGACAAAAGTAACAGAAACTCAGTGAGAAAACGCAGTGTAATTTGGTAAATAACTCATAATTACAAAAGCAGCCATTCAATTAAGTCATACAACGCTTTTTGAAGTAACATAAGACCATTCACAGTGTTCACGGAGGCCGTGCTTACGAATAAAACAAACCCTTCATCGAATATCATTCTCCTAAacaagaaaaagtgtttttaaatgggaAAACCTAATGACAGGCAAcatagatgtatgtatatagtaaAGGCATCTGATGGAAAAGATGTCGATCAAATCTTTGACATGTTGTCTTAAGTATGTGGGATGGACTTTTTGAACTAGTGTCGACTGAAAATTTGTGACACTTGTTCagaattttgtattttgtataaaaataaaggtTCATGATAAAACTACTGTTCACTTTGTTTTACTCATCATTTCCCCTCTTTAGTGTACGCATGTCCTGATTACAGGTGGAGTCCAGCACTTTCATGGGGTGCCAGTCTACAAATACATCATTACATTATTCCAACACCAGAAAAAGATAAGGAGAGGTATCAAAGTACAGATTTTAAATTGTGAAAAGGTCCACGCAAGTCATTCGTTGTTGTAGTAAAACATCCCCTACAGTAAGAATCATTTTGGCATCACTGACAAGTAAAAAGAAAGCAACTATTTTGTCACTTTTCACACTTCTTCTTACAATACAACAGTACTCATCGTTATATTGCCTACCCAATATCACTACTAGACCTGAGCAGTTTAGTATTTCTTTGCCTGACTGCTTGTCTTTGAGGATTCAGCAGCCAGGCGTTCATTGCTTGTTCCCATAACATGTAAAGTAAAATCTTCCTACTGTAAGACTACTGTGGCCTTCATCCATATTTCTGTCACCATGTGGATTACAGTgggttattacattacatatgaCGGGGAGCAGCATATAAATAATGTCATGTTAGAAGGAATACATTTGCAATCCAAAACTGTTGCATACACAGACAATTGAAGTGATTAGTACATATTTGGTTTTGCTATGATAGTCCAAACGATGCAATATGTTGTAAATGTTCATCACAAAACTGTAGTACAGTATGAGCACTCATCCAATGGGCTTCATCCGTTCTACTGGCTACTACTGGAGTGTTAATTTCTGCATTATTCGAGCTGTATTTAATAGAATAGCTcaggaattaaataaataatatatattttatataatcaCATATCCAATCCCCATTGTGTTACCTGAGATGTCCTTGTTTGAGCAAATTCACAAATACTTCTcccattatttaattatttcctgCATATTTGCAATTTCCATTACACAGCATGTAGCAGGAAGGACCTTTACGGCAGAGGCATCATTATCGGAATCAGCTGGAACTGCAGcaatgtgtgtgagatgtgcGAGTTGTACCCAAAGCTCTTAACAGTGCTAATATAGTGTCCTTCTTGATTGCTCTCGAGTCTCCTTCAGGTGAGGTGTACAGTTGtgctcagtttttttttttttaaagtcagatGTTTCCTGGAATCCCTGTGGacgtgttgctgctgctgctgatcagGCTCTCCTGAGGCTGAACCTGCCTGCAGAGTCTCGCCTCAAAATGCTTCCTGGTAAAGCAGAGACGGAAGATAAAGCAATCCATTTCCCAAACTAGTTCACTcgatacatttataatattaagCTCATGTAGAAGCTGCCACTTACTTCTTAGCCAGTTCTTTTGATATCTCCTCCAGCGTGCAACCTTTGGTCTCATGGACACAGAGGATGATGAACACCAGTAGAACAAAGCTCATGGCAGCGTAGAGAAACATCACATTGGGAAGACCAATCTTTTctagaaaaacaacagcaaaacagatACATGTCCTCAAATGTCTGCACATAATCTCAGGTAGCATCCATACATGTTTTACTTGCTATGTACTATCCTCCTCGCTATTGTGCAATGTTGGCTCGATCATGTTGAGCCAAGGTGTTGCCACTATGATAGTTGTTTTAAGGTAATACAATATAACTTGTTGTGATAGTTTTAGATGTACTTGACAAACAGGACCATCAGGCTATGCCTTGACTTGCAATTGCTGCTAATCCCTAAAAAACTGTGCATATGAAAGATACCACATTTGAATAGTGAGAAATAGATTtagttgtcttcctgttttgCTAATCCTACAATATTAGGACTCCACAACAGATGTGGCCGTGTGACCTACAGTAGTAGGAACAAGGTGAGACACATCTCTTTTTTTAAGGAAGTAAACAAGTGAAACGTGTTTAGCATGAAATCTATGTTTGACGTTACACACGTTCACCTTTCTTTGCATGTCCTGGGCAACAAAACTGTGTCAtggttaaaatgtttgtttttcagagacGAATCCACTCGTGAACACTTGCCCTGTTGCATAGCCAACGTCAGTAAAGTTTGAGCTTTCCTACAGTTAACTtgaacctataataatacattttaaccaataacacacacacacacacacacacacacacacacacacacacacacacacacacctgtaaatGTGAGGAAGGTCATGGAGATGAGCAGGTTAGTAGCCCAGTTTACAGCCGACACCACTGACACAGCTCTGCCTCTGACTCCCATTGGAAAGATCTCACTGATAACCACATACACcactggaaagaaaagaaagacacaaaaacataagGGGCCATGGTTCATAatgcataaatacaaataacatataataatatttgacCATTTTGTGTGGGGAGTTGCAGGCTTTTAAGTCAGGGTCCACATTTCTTTATCTGGGGAACTGGACATAGTTGTTGCATGATAACCATTGTTGTACTTTGTACAGTACAACGTGTTATAAGCTGCCGCCATTCTCTTCACATTTAAACCAGTATTGATCACAGCTGCTGTTTTATATTGCAGGTACAGTGCACTCCTTGGCACTCCTCTCTTTGTCAAAAACTAGTCATTCAAATTTGGCAAAATGCTAAAGCGTAAAAGGTAAAtgttggggtgtgtgtgtgtgcagagggagTGGATGAATAAAACTGGTGCTTACTTGGCCCGAGGCTAATGGAGAAGGCTGCTACATACACCAGCAAGCTGATCAATGACGCCCACTTCAGTAAAGGGGACACTTCTACAGAAgtccttcctcctcctgacTGCCCATCACCCTCTCTGTAAGTCTGCTGTGCCTCCTCACTGTTCCATTGGCTGGGGAGGGCAGTAGAAAAAATGTCACTGTTGTTCAAGTCTAGAGAGGTTCCGTTTAAATCCCACCGCGTATGTGTGTGGTTTGGTATCGTGTGACTTTTACACAGGCTGGTGAGGTGAGTGTGGCTTTGCAGTGTCAATGTACCAAGTGCAATGAGCGACATTCCCATTGCGACGGcacccacacacaaaaagcTCTTGGGTCCCACGCGGTCGACCAGCAACACGGCTGGGATGGTGGCGACTACTTTGACCACTCCGAACCCTGTGGAGGCCAAGGTTGCAGCGGCGTCGCTGTCGAAGCCTACACTGCGGAGGAGTGGTGAAGCGTAGGAGAGGATGTTGGGCTGACCAGTAGCCTGCTGAAGGAAGACTAAGGCGACACCTGTTAGCAGCCGTGAACGCAAGTTGGCCTTGCTACTGAACAGCTCCCAGAAGCTGTGCTCTGACTCCTCTTTAAGTCCTGCCTGGATGTCTCTGAGCTCCTTTTCCACTTGCTCCTGAACCCCACCTCTCATTCTGGCCAGCACCGTCCTGGCCTGCTCCACTTTACCACGGGTAACCAGGAAGCGTGGACTGGGTGGGAGGAACAGGAGTACACTGATCTGCAACAGCGCTGGGGGGATTACGAGTCCAAATGTATACGCCCAGCCATGGGGCAGAGTAGCAAAAGCGTAACTACAGCTGAATCCCAGCATTACACCCACGACCAACATCAGCTCGTACAGCGTCACCAGCAgacccctcctcttcctcgggGAGATCTCAGCAATGTACAGGCACGCTCCTGTCCCCGACAGCGCTGTTCCCATGCCAACTATCACCCGGCCCAGGGTGAGTGCAATAAATGAGTTGAGAGCGATGAGCACGACGCTCCCTCCGATCACCAAGGCGGCGCTCAGGAGCAAAGAGCAGCGGCGGCCGTAGCGATCCAGAATAGGACCTCCGACCAGGCAGATGAAGAGAGAGCCGAGCAGGTGGGAGCTGACCAGCAGTTCCTGTTCCcggcaggagagggagaggaggccccgcagctgcagcagaactCCAGAGGTCAGGCCCATTTCATAGCCCAGCATCAGGCCGCTCAGAGAGGCCGCTAGAGCCGCGACCACCACCAGCCAGCTGCAGCCTGGAGAGAGTGACAgcgaaacagagagagagtcagagaatATAAGACAACAGGTACCCGACAATGTCTCAAAGTCCATCCTCGAGGTCTCAGAGACACGAACACGTTGGTAGGTTCAAAGAaactgtcttttgttttataaagaCATGACTGTGTTATCGGGGTTGTCGCGATATACCGGTAATATCatgtatcatttttatttatcagttCATCTGcttgcctttttttcttctctccattaGTGTAATTACCGTTATGGTTTCggactctctctccacctccctacactcGTATTTTGAGAGCAATTAATTTGCCAATAAAGCGGCAAAACGCTGAATAAACACAGATGAATTTGACTAAAAAGCACAATTTCTTTCTTCCAGTTTTCTATAGGTATCACAATAATATTGTTATCTTTCATTCTTTCGGTTACAATACtcgtgtagtgaaaatctgatattgtaaAAGCCCTTTTGTGTTAATATGCttttagtaataatatataGGCAATTATTATATTCAGAATGTGTACACATGCAATGACACACAGATGATGTCGGTTAAAGTTTGTCAGAGTTAAAGGGTTAGGTTGGACATTAATATTGGCCCAAAGACAGAtactgacacaccacacactaaGAATGTTCACTTTGTTTGCCTTGTAGTTTGTAAATCTGTGATCTGATTAAAGGTATACcttcaaaatgtaaagttttctcacacaaacaaagtTGTGGCTTGTGTATCTTTACAACCTGGTGAGCTTGTTGAGTGTCATTCCATCCAAGTTAgacatttgtctctttttagcAGCAAGGTAATCATGAGGGAGATGATTAGGTTCTGTTCTTGTTTACAGATAGTAAAGTTTGAAAGTAGCAGATTGTCTCATGTGAAGTTGCAGAAATCAAAAGCAAGGTTGTCGCGCAGCAGTaggttataaatacaaaatataatatgtgttaATGTTTCCATACCATGTCGTAGCAtagaataaatcaataaatcacgACCTAACAAACCTAGAAGGAACTGTATGCTATAACTTTTGGCAGAGTCACAGCTTTTCTCCCTGTTGGTTTCCCCCAACCATGAAGACGCCTTGAAAAGTGCTGACTGTGTGGAGTTAGAGGTTGGAAGTTCACAAGAAGAATGCTGAAGCAGTCTCAtaagtcattgtgtgtgtgtgtgtgtgtgtgtgtgtgtgcgtgtgcgtgtgtgtgtgtgtgtgtgtgtgtgtgtatgtgtgtgtgtatgttgtctcTATCACTGTGAGCTAACACACATTCGTTATTATTAGAGAGATAGAAAAGAAAGCTGATGAGCTTAGCATGTAGGCATATACAattctcatatatatatttaaaaaccaTTGTAGTATGCATGACCTCTTTTATAATCTTATGAGCTGTCATAAAATTCCATCATTATTGATCCCTGTTATTGTTAGTTTTGCTATATCGCTGAAGTTGTTGACATTGTtgaaattattattgttgtttaaaCCTGCAAAGTCTGTTTGTATAATAGGCTGCAGACTtcaatgtcaaactatttaatTGTCCTAATAATCATGCTAGCgagacttttttctttttaatctaatttaatttTCATGGTGCAACATGCAAGAACAGAGGCACAGCTGCAAACTGCAGGGTCCTATAAAGTCATATGCTTTGATTGTTGCACTGCAGACCCTCGCTCAAATATGTTCCATAACTGACATTAATGTAATAATGGGATTACAATATTtcgtatttatattataattagttGTAATATGTTGGACTGCACTCTCCTGGAAAGAGTCTTGTAAGTCTAATCAGCTTGTAGTTACATTTCTATTTCAGGTTGCCTCCTGTGCCATTGAAAATAAGATTtatatagatgtagatatatatatatatatatatatatatatatatatatatatatatatatatatataatagtaccCTGCTAATAAACTTGTTATGCAACATTTTTAACTTATGCAGCTCTCCAGGTAGTAGCAAAAGTAAAGTTGAAAAGTTATTTATTGAATGAAATCAAGATTCATGGGCAGGTAGTTTGTGGTGAGTGCATGTGACATGTTTTGGAATAACGCCACCAAGGTTAGAGTGAATTGGTACACTGGCACAATAAAAGTCACCTTTTGGCATTATCGTTAATCAGTGTTTAAACAGTCGATGTGAAGAGGTTCTCATGTTCTTGTTCCTTTTACATCGGTCCAAGTTCCAGA
It encodes:
- the slc2a12 gene encoding solute carrier family 2, facilitated glucose transporter member 12, translating into MMDPNSETKKMTSYLPGNPSSETQKLPPSRSPGCSWLVVVAALAASLSGLMLGYEMGLTSGVLLQLRGLLSLSCREQELLVSSHLLGSLFICLVGGPILDRYGRRCSLLLSAALVIGGSVVLIALNSFIALTLGRVIVGMGTALSGTGACLYIAEISPRKRRGLLVTLYELMLVVGVMLGFSCSYAFATLPHGWAYTFGLVIPPALLQISVLLFLPPSPRFLVTRGKVEQARTVLARMRGGVQEQVEKELRDIQAGLKEESEHSFWELFSSKANLRSRLLTGVALVFLQQATGQPNILSYASPLLRSVGFDSDAAATLASTGFGVVKVVATIPAVLLVDRVGPKSFLCVGAVAMGMSLIALGTLTLQSHTHLTSLCKSHTIPNHTHTRWDLNGTSLDLNNSDIFSTALPSQWNSEEAQQTYREGDGQSGGGRTSVEVSPLLKWASLISLLVYVAAFSISLGPMVYVVISEIFPMGVRGRAVSVVSAVNWATNLLISMTFLTFTEKIGLPNVMFLYAAMSFVLLVFIILCVHETKGCTLEEISKELAKKKHFEARLCRQVQPQESLISSSSNTSTGIPGNI
- the tbpl1 gene encoding TATA box-binding protein-like 1, whose translation is MDSSNDEALDIIITNVVATFRVRCHLNLRTIALEGNNVIYKPEVGKVLMKLRKPKITASIWSSGKIICTGATSEDDAKVGARRLSRVLQKLGFRVRFSAFKVVNVLAVCSMPFAIHLIDFTKKNRPIASYEPELHPAATYRIKHIKATIQVFSTGSITVTGPNVQNVATAVEEVYPLLFECSKPLCK